One segment of Ureibacillus thermophilus DNA contains the following:
- a CDS encoding response regulator transcription factor, giving the protein MIHILIVDDHRLVGEGTKNMLENEQDFQVELVTSGTEAEQMMEQRTYDVFLLDWRMPDMSGTELSKRILQKQPNAKIVIYTGYDVAPFFNYLIESGITGFVSKTGTSEQLITAIRCALRDEVVIPVHLLRQLHRCEVKTKIAESEEHVALSQLEQEILMEVANGLCNKDIAKKHHISQRSVERHLSRIFIKLHVSSRIEAVEKAKQLGLIPELHMLLTPSSDR; this is encoded by the coding sequence ATGATTCATATTTTAATTGTCGATGATCATCGCCTTGTTGGTGAAGGGACAAAGAACATGCTGGAGAACGAACAAGATTTTCAAGTAGAACTTGTTACATCTGGCACAGAAGCGGAACAGATGATGGAACAACGTACATATGATGTGTTTTTGCTTGATTGGCGTATGCCGGATATGAGCGGCACCGAATTAAGTAAGCGAATTCTTCAAAAACAACCGAATGCGAAAATTGTCATATATACCGGATATGATGTTGCTCCTTTTTTTAATTATTTGATTGAATCAGGCATTACAGGTTTTGTCAGTAAAACGGGGACAAGCGAGCAATTGATTACAGCGATTCGCTGTGCATTAAGAGATGAAGTTGTCATTCCTGTGCATTTACTGCGTCAGCTGCATCGTTGCGAAGTAAAGACCAAGATTGCAGAAAGTGAAGAACATGTTGCGCTGAGCCAGCTTGAGCAAGAAATATTAATGGAAGTCGCCAACGGTTTATGTAATAAAGACATTGCCAAAAAACATCATATAAGCCAGCGAAGTGTAGAAAGACACCTATCGCGTATCTTCATCAAGCTACACGTATCTTCACGAATAGAAGCCGTGGAAAAAGCAAAACAATTAGGACTCATTCCAGAGCTTCATATGTTGTTAACGCCTTCATCGGATCGGTGA
- a CDS encoding ATP-binding protein, whose protein sequence is MRRTITVISVAAIVALYLTIFNVKHPLIGMDVEKNKNGDIVVSDIYEFGWAKKNGIHINDQVLKVDGKPPLSHFTVRKYKTIEQAKTITIQRENQIQTLTVDYKSHGTEQWLYYIALPMGFFLFAVSLSIFLLRLRPDDKLATVLIYFLLLIGLCYISASLSAKYALFGRQMFNGIFLILPAVFLHFVHHYFEKEKKVWFAKKIVFSLYGFNLVMFVASLISLSFRSISEAEVLLATFFINMVIILALLGKGLVYLKKDEQQNTVKGLLLAIGLSAAPFVLFYSLPVLIIGKWVLPAELTVTSLFVLPSVFLYLICTDRLFRLQFSINRFVYYAFLSFLPAFLITLLYAKFVNEAWRLVEFVLLFLLIYIINILALYLKECFDRTLRAKLYVQKDFYQESIYRIGETLKKQKNMQEVIRCMEKEVREVLDIENLAFVQLEAKNMQAPFHCDEKEWMKLIKKMDGQPLSIGKIIENKRLFAVFVGSFRQSPLLLIGKKKHPIPFRAEQKDWLSTIVYYASITIENMSKVEDLIKELDNVKERNNSVWLTRLIFKWSEKERSKLAIDLHDTILQDLIVLKRKVESLRFQNMRMEEMKKQLNNIEEEIVDMIDVTREICHELRPPFLSQIGLKEAIVQLIQRFQLRANIKVEWNVHLSAKLEEERELAIYRIIQELLNNALKHSQASHIQLTLEARNEEIQLHYVDNGIGIDMEKLNHCDGKLGLFGIKERVESLSGTCEMTSQLGDGLHIIVTIPL, encoded by the coding sequence ATGAGACGAACGATTACCGTGATAAGCGTAGCTGCGATTGTGGCACTATATTTAACCATTTTCAATGTGAAGCATCCATTGATCGGCATGGATGTAGAGAAAAATAAGAACGGTGATATTGTTGTAAGCGATATTTACGAGTTTGGTTGGGCAAAAAAAAATGGCATTCATATTAATGATCAAGTGCTGAAAGTGGACGGAAAGCCCCCGCTCTCCCATTTTACTGTCCGGAAATACAAAACAATTGAACAAGCGAAAACAATAACGATTCAGAGAGAAAATCAAATCCAAACATTGACGGTTGACTATAAATCGCATGGAACGGAACAATGGCTGTATTATATCGCCTTGCCGATGGGTTTTTTTCTATTCGCTGTTAGTTTAAGCATTTTTTTGCTTCGTCTGCGGCCGGATGACAAATTGGCCACCGTGCTTATTTACTTTTTATTATTGATAGGGCTTTGTTATATAAGTGCCAGCTTATCAGCGAAATATGCACTGTTTGGAAGGCAAATGTTTAACGGTATATTTTTAATATTGCCTGCCGTCTTTTTGCACTTCGTTCATCATTATTTTGAAAAAGAAAAGAAAGTGTGGTTCGCGAAAAAAATCGTCTTTTCCCTTTATGGGTTTAACTTAGTGATGTTCGTTGCCTCACTCATATCTTTATCGTTTCGTTCGATAAGTGAAGCGGAAGTGCTATTGGCTACATTTTTTATCAACATGGTCATCATTCTGGCTTTGTTAGGAAAAGGATTAGTTTATCTTAAAAAAGATGAACAGCAAAATACGGTCAAAGGTTTGCTTTTAGCCATTGGGCTATCTGCCGCACCATTTGTTTTATTTTATAGTCTCCCGGTTCTAATCATTGGAAAATGGGTACTACCAGCTGAATTAACCGTTACTTCGCTTTTTGTGTTGCCATCTGTCTTTCTTTATTTAATTTGTACAGATCGGTTATTTCGATTGCAGTTTTCCATCAATCGCTTTGTGTACTATGCTTTTTTATCATTCCTCCCAGCTTTTCTTATTACATTGCTTTATGCCAAATTTGTCAATGAAGCGTGGAGACTTGTTGAATTCGTTTTGTTGTTTTTACTAATTTATATAATAAATATCCTTGCTCTCTATTTAAAAGAATGTTTCGATCGAACATTAAGAGCTAAGTTATATGTACAAAAAGACTTTTACCAAGAAAGTATATATCGAATCGGCGAAACATTAAAAAAACAGAAAAACATGCAAGAAGTGATCCGATGCATGGAAAAAGAAGTGAGAGAAGTATTAGATATAGAGAATCTGGCTTTTGTACAATTAGAGGCCAAAAATATGCAAGCACCTTTTCATTGCGATGAAAAAGAGTGGATGAAGTTAATCAAAAAGATGGATGGTCAACCACTTTCGATTGGAAAAATCATTGAAAATAAGCGTTTGTTTGCGGTCTTTGTAGGCTCGTTCCGCCAAAGTCCTTTACTATTAATAGGAAAAAAGAAACATCCCATTCCATTTCGGGCAGAACAAAAAGATTGGTTATCCACCATTGTTTATTATGCCAGCATCACGATTGAAAATATGTCAAAAGTAGAAGATTTAATAAAAGAGTTAGACAATGTAAAGGAAAGAAACAATTCTGTCTGGCTCACTCGTTTGATCTTCAAATGGTCAGAAAAGGAAAGAAGTAAGTTAGCCATTGATCTGCACGATACGATTCTTCAAGATTTAATTGTTTTAAAACGGAAAGTGGAGAGCTTGCGTTTTCAAAATATGCGTATGGAAGAAATGAAAAAGCAGCTAAACAATATCGAAGAAGAAATCGTAGATATGATTGATGTAACAAGGGAGATATGCCATGAATTAAGACCGCCATTTTTGAGTCAAATCGGATTAAAGGAAGCGATCGTACAGTTAATCCAACGATTCCAATTACGTGCGAATATAAAAGTAGAATGGAATGTTCATTTATCAGCCAAATTGGAGGAAGAACGGGAGCTTGCTATTTATCGGATTATCCAAGAATTATTAAACAATGCGCTGAAACATTCGCAGGCATCGCATATTCAACTCACATTGGAGGCTCGAAATGAGGAAATTCAACTTCATTACGTTGACAATGGCATAGGTATAGATATGGAAAAATTAAATCATTGTGATGGCAAGCTTGGTTTGTTTGGCATAAAAGAGCGCGTTGAAAGCTTGAGTGGAACATGCGAGATGACGTCACAACTTGGAGATGGGCTACATATCATTGTCACAATCCCGTTATGA
- the comX gene encoding competence pheromone ComX, which yields MQEMIRFLMENPEVIEKLKSGTVSLVGLDELEVQAIIKVFSQSVTPLGYWK from the coding sequence ATGCAAGAAATGATTCGTTTTTTAATGGAAAATCCAGAGGTTATTGAAAAATTAAAAAGTGGTACAGTAAGCTTAGTAGGTTTAGATGAACTCGAAGTTCAAGCGATAATAAAGGTATTTAGCCAATCCGTTACCCCCCTTGGATATTGGAAGTAG
- a CDS encoding polyprenyl synthetase family protein, with translation MIEKEAVKMQMKEIVTASFSVPSLKESVLTSIEEHTKQSDFLFGRLAGVHYQIFSENMKETERIAASVELMMLAGDMLDDLVDQDSLETTWNKAPLTTSLHIAIGLLLAGQKAIVDLLIDDHKKAKAQLYISSRLLQSVNGQHMDVTYDIQTEAEYIEMVKKKSGSLVAMACFVGTALADAEKNTVIIEKYANDIGIAAQIDNDMDALYRWDEKNDIKAKKKSLPILYMLTSKRDNLLKQYFSNHVDYNELYVQKEKVIQQMEQEGAFYYAKVMSQIYKEKALQEIEKLDVNDRYKSALKMIIL, from the coding sequence ATGATCGAAAAAGAAGCAGTGAAGATGCAAATGAAAGAGATCGTTACAGCATCTTTTTCCGTACCGTCTTTAAAAGAGTCGGTATTGACATCAATAGAGGAGCACACAAAACAAAGCGACTTTTTGTTCGGCCGCTTAGCTGGTGTGCATTATCAGATATTTTCCGAAAACATGAAGGAAACTGAACGAATCGCAGCGTCTGTAGAACTGATGATGTTGGCGGGAGATATGCTCGATGACCTCGTTGATCAAGACAGCTTGGAAACCACGTGGAACAAAGCACCTCTTACAACTTCACTTCATATAGCCATAGGGTTATTGTTAGCAGGACAAAAAGCTATTGTGGATTTACTTATTGATGATCATAAAAAAGCAAAGGCACAGTTATATATTTCATCTCGATTGCTTCAAAGCGTAAACGGGCAGCATATGGATGTCACATATGACATACAGACGGAAGCGGAGTATATAGAAATGGTGAAGAAAAAATCAGGTTCTTTAGTAGCAATGGCGTGTTTCGTCGGAACTGCATTAGCAGATGCTGAAAAAAACACTGTCATCATTGAAAAGTATGCCAATGATATAGGAATTGCTGCACAAATCGACAATGATATGGATGCGTTGTATCGTTGGGATGAGAAGAACGACATCAAAGCGAAGAAGAAGTCGCTTCCGATTTTGTACATGCTAACAAGTAAACGGGATAACTTACTGAAACAGTATTTTAGCAATCATGTTGATTACAATGAGCTTTATGTCCAAAAGGAAAAAGTGATTCAGCAAATGGAACAGGAAGGAGCGTTTTACTATGCAAAAGTGATGAGCCAGATTTACAAGGAAAAGGCTTTGCAAGAAATCGAGAAACTGGATGTAAACGATAGGTACAAATCCGCACTAAAAATGATAATTTTATAA
- a CDS encoding transposase: MGKRFDKEFKLHAVKLVVEEGNTIAATAR, from the coding sequence GTGGGAAAACGTTTTGATAAAGAATTTAAACTTCATGCCGTTAAGTTAGTTGTAGAAGAAGGCAACACTATCGCTGCAACAGCACGGTAG
- a CDS encoding beta family protein, giving the protein MEKHNLSLLPRVESKLFNKVKEFFDNNGVKLVYSDYAINHWSFLEYIPGMPISFNIRYSIDDAYVIYKGDAIKKGGLNINKVAEASSLLVNSAYFLGKDYSWGDAEIYKRAVGEIKKPGNTTTWRAIGTNHHITFMVNHLSNQF; this is encoded by the coding sequence GTGGAAAAACATAACCTTTCGCTTTTACCAAGAGTAGAAAGTAAATTATTTAATAAAGTAAAAGAATTCTTTGATAATAATGGTGTAAAGTTAGTTTACTCAGATTATGCAATTAATCACTGGAGTTTCCTAGAGTATATCCCTGGTATGCCAATTTCTTTTAATATTCGATACTCAATTGATGATGCATACGTTATATACAAAGGAGATGCTATAAAAAAAGGGGGATTAAATATAAATAAAGTAGCAGAAGCAAGTAGTCTTCTTGTTAATTCCGCATACTTTCTGGGAAAAGATTACTCGTGGGGAGATGCTGAAATTTATAAGAGAGCAGTTGGAGAGATTAAAAAACCTGGTAACACAACAACTTGGCGTGCGATCGGAACAAATCATCATATAACCTTTATGGTAAATCACCTCTCCAACCAGTTCTAG
- a CDS encoding sce7726 family protein yields MLTDNEIRRKLVETLEKKNKNKHYRIIEELSICDGLARADVVIANGLLHGYEIKSDFDTLERLENQIKHYEKTFDKCTIVIGEKFIDVIEEKVPEYWGIIMAYMNRYGNVSIKRIRASKFNKQIEATNLLDLLWRNEIIKYLKENKIRGYSNKDKFGLKELVISNIPLNKIKEFTRETLKTRTGWRGDLP; encoded by the coding sequence ATGTTGACGGATAATGAAATTAGACGAAAACTGGTCGAAACATTAGAAAAGAAAAATAAAAATAAACATTACAGAATTATTGAAGAATTGTCCATCTGTGATGGCTTAGCTCGAGCAGATGTAGTGATAGCCAATGGATTATTACATGGTTATGAAATAAAAAGTGATTTTGATACACTTGAGCGTTTAGAAAATCAAATAAAACATTATGAAAAAACTTTTGACAAATGTACAATAGTCATTGGAGAAAAGTTTATAGATGTTATTGAAGAAAAAGTACCGGAGTATTGGGGAATTATCATGGCATATATGAATAGGTACGGAAATGTGTCCATTAAAAGAATTAGGGCTAGTAAATTTAATAAGCAAATAGAAGCCACAAATCTTTTAGATCTTTTATGGAGAAACGAAATAATTAAATATTTAAAGGAAAATAAGATTCGTGGCTACTCTAATAAAGATAAATTTGGATTAAAAGAGTTGGTGATATCTAATATTCCTTTAAATAAAATTAAAGAATTTACAAGGGAAACATTAAAAACTAGAACTGGTTGGAGAGGTGATTTACCATAA
- the brxL gene encoding protease Lon-related BREX system protein BrxL has translation MSEEAAVLDLDKKLNQYFAGRVVRKDLTKLIKEGANVPVYVLEYLLGMYCATDDEESIREGIERVKKILADNFVRPDEAEKIKSKIRELGQYSIIDKVTVKLNPKLDVYEAEFSNLGLKGVPIPSNFVKEYDKLLVGGIWSMVKIDYFYDEEVRNINPFSVSNLKPIQLPNMDINEIFEGRKHFTKDEWIDVLIRSVGMEPTQLEERVKWHLLLRLVPLVENNYNMCELGPRGTGKSHVYKEISPNSILVSGGQTTVANLFYNMSTRKIGLVGLWDCVAFDEVAGIKFKDKDGIQIMKDYMASGSFARGKEEKNASASMVFVGNINQSVDVLLKTSHLFAPFPDEMANDTAFFDRMHYYLPGWEIPKMRPEFFTDKYGFIVDYVAEFFREMRKRSFSDAIDRYFKLGNNLNQRDTIAVRKTVSGLVKLIYPNGEYVKEDIEEILKYALEGRRRVKEQLKKIGGMEFYDIMFSYIDKETLLEEYVSVPEQGGGKLIPEGIGKPGHVYVVGQSDSGMIGVYKLENQVVSGTGKFEKSGVGSHRGAKESLDTAFRYFAANCKSISNSISTKTKDYLMHISDLQGIGLTGELAVAELIGLCSGALDKPVLESTVVIGNMTVGGTISKVEELANVLQVCVDAGAKKVLIPALSAVDFQTVPSDLLVKVQPIFYADPIDAVFKALGVN, from the coding sequence ATGAGCGAAGAGGCAGCAGTTCTCGATTTAGATAAAAAATTGAATCAATATTTTGCAGGCCGTGTTGTTCGCAAGGATTTAACCAAACTAATTAAGGAAGGCGCCAATGTACCTGTTTATGTTCTTGAATACTTATTGGGAATGTATTGCGCAACTGATGATGAAGAAAGTATCCGTGAGGGAATTGAACGAGTGAAAAAGATTCTTGCAGATAATTTTGTGCGTCCGGATGAAGCAGAAAAGATTAAATCTAAAATTCGTGAGTTAGGTCAATATTCAATTATTGATAAAGTAACCGTAAAATTAAATCCCAAATTGGATGTATATGAAGCGGAATTTTCCAATCTAGGTTTAAAAGGAGTGCCGATTCCTTCTAATTTTGTAAAGGAATATGACAAGCTTCTAGTGGGCGGCATTTGGAGCATGGTGAAGATTGATTATTTTTACGATGAAGAAGTGCGCAACATTAATCCATTCAGCGTTAGTAATTTAAAGCCGATTCAGCTGCCTAATATGGACATCAATGAAATTTTTGAAGGACGAAAACATTTTACGAAAGATGAATGGATTGATGTTCTTATTCGATCTGTTGGTATGGAACCAACTCAATTAGAAGAACGGGTGAAATGGCATCTATTATTGCGTTTAGTACCGCTTGTGGAAAATAACTATAATATGTGTGAATTGGGTCCAAGGGGAACAGGAAAATCCCATGTTTATAAAGAAATTTCGCCGAATTCGATTCTAGTTTCTGGTGGACAAACAACAGTAGCGAACCTTTTCTACAATATGTCTACTCGAAAAATTGGTCTTGTTGGATTATGGGATTGTGTGGCTTTTGATGAAGTGGCAGGCATTAAATTTAAAGACAAAGATGGCATTCAAATCATGAAAGATTATATGGCATCTGGGTCTTTTGCAAGGGGGAAGGAGGAAAAGAATGCTTCCGCTTCCATGGTGTTTGTCGGCAACATCAATCAAAGTGTGGACGTATTGTTGAAAACATCTCATTTATTTGCACCGTTTCCTGATGAAATGGCAAATGATACCGCATTTTTTGATCGTATGCATTATTATTTACCTGGCTGGGAGATTCCAAAAATGCGTCCAGAATTCTTTACAGACAAATATGGTTTTATTGTCGATTATGTAGCGGAATTTTTTAGAGAGATGAGAAAACGTTCCTTCTCTGATGCAATTGACCGATATTTTAAATTAGGAAACAATTTAAATCAGCGAGATACGATTGCGGTTCGGAAAACTGTATCTGGATTAGTGAAGTTAATTTATCCAAATGGAGAATATGTGAAGGAAGATATTGAAGAAATTTTAAAATATGCATTGGAAGGTCGTCGTCGTGTAAAAGAACAATTGAAAAAAATCGGTGGCATGGAATTTTATGATATAATGTTTTCTTATATTGATAAGGAAACTTTACTAGAGGAATATGTTTCCGTTCCTGAACAAGGGGGCGGAAAATTAATCCCAGAAGGAATTGGTAAACCAGGTCATGTGTATGTTGTTGGTCAAAGTGATTCAGGAATGATTGGCGTTTACAAACTTGAAAATCAAGTGGTTAGTGGAACAGGAAAGTTTGAAAAATCTGGTGTCGGTTCTCATCGTGGTGCAAAAGAAAGCTTAGATACGGCATTTCGTTATTTTGCCGCAAATTGTAAGAGTATAAGTAATTCTATTAGTACCAAAACAAAAGATTACTTGATGCACATAAGCGATTTGCAAGGAATTGGTTTAACGGGAGAATTGGCTGTAGCGGAATTAATTGGTCTGTGCTCCGGAGCATTGGATAAACCGGTTCTAGAGTCAACGGTTGTCATTGGGAATATGACTGTTGGAGGAACAATTTCTAAAGTTGAGGAGTTAGCCAATGTTTTGCAAGTTTGTGTGGATGCTGGAGCGAAAAAGGTTTTAATTCCTGCATTATCGGCTGTAGATTTTCAAACGGTTCCATCGGATTTATTAGTTAAAGTGCAACCCATTTTTTATGCGGATCCGATTGATGCTGTGTTTAAAGCGTTGGGGGTGAACTGA
- the pglZ gene encoding BREX-1 system phosphatase PglZ type A, which yields MNLTQITSALQDIFNEPLEDGELRKIVFWVDRDQEFIEDIQQFTLEDVKIETLTENNQFYMKYLLEEEDPTSNYLIYTNLDLEIEHNWLADTVLYSKTFYADRISLILNDLRMDSSLRPVIKKYEKFFNNKERYRKFQAFQMDSYNEEMIEIAIMSVFCNLKTPDFEEVLKTVLMDTLEDENNKYLTQMEKFFDIDAFWKYAAEYYGYERETKSLKTLFIHLAVTAFSHSVKEEYLADIKDYIAVRNRTNALVFIDHWMHHKADYVVFNDYIELVEREIQLPQILLSIPIDEFKQAEIFPYIDKTIIMYIANSLLEKLEDFEEYIKLIKLRRAKHFYERFAAVYEALYYTVKMHEFYKEYSLGIPTGQAIDMFNAYQTKYHVMDTYYRKFYVAYDQENNELLKKLKEQVEYLYTHWYMGELSAHWTQAVKSEMTEQWSLPGVLNQQKFYSSIIAPHIYKGERVFVIISDALRYEIGVELAERLNAETIGICEIQSMLGVIPSVTKLGMAALLPHKTIDINESGQVLVNGQVSSGLEHRKSILEGVTEDSIAIYYQDILNMNKAGRRETFKGKKLIYIYHDTIDAVGDKATTEIYTFDAAEKAVNQLYDLVKIIRDDLSGTNIYITADHGFLYQREPLQESDKIIKEPMEMIEAKSRYILSKEKKEVSGQTCIDLSSVIRNELQFFVYVPNGTIRNRNQGSGINFVHGGASLQEIVVPLLIFKNKRAGQKGVKSISKVDIRLTSTMRRITNSIFHLSFFQTEKVEEKMNPRTVIIYMADEEGNILSNEERVIGDRTSDDPAERTFKLQFALKSLPYDRNKTYYLIIKDMETGIMTEKIPFSINLGIVSDFDF from the coding sequence ATGAATTTAACCCAAATTACATCTGCATTACAAGATATTTTTAATGAACCCCTCGAAGATGGAGAACTCCGAAAAATTGTCTTTTGGGTAGACCGGGATCAAGAGTTTATTGAAGACATTCAACAATTTACTTTAGAGGATGTAAAAATTGAAACCTTGACAGAAAATAATCAATTTTATATGAAGTATTTATTAGAGGAAGAAGACCCAACTTCAAATTATTTAATCTATACCAACTTAGACTTGGAAATAGAACATAATTGGTTGGCAGATACCGTTTTATATTCGAAGACTTTCTATGCTGATCGCATTTCTTTAATTTTAAATGATCTTCGAATGGATTCTTCTTTGCGTCCTGTCATCAAAAAATATGAAAAGTTCTTTAACAATAAAGAACGCTATCGAAAGTTTCAAGCTTTCCAAATGGATTCTTACAATGAAGAAATGATCGAAATTGCCATCATGAGTGTTTTTTGCAATTTGAAAACACCTGACTTTGAAGAGGTGTTGAAAACAGTTTTAATGGATACGTTGGAAGATGAAAACAACAAGTATTTAACACAAATGGAGAAGTTTTTTGATATTGATGCTTTTTGGAAATATGCAGCAGAATATTATGGTTATGAACGGGAAACAAAAAGTTTAAAAACATTATTTATTCATTTGGCAGTAACAGCTTTCAGTCATTCTGTCAAAGAGGAATATTTAGCGGATATTAAAGATTATATTGCTGTTCGAAACCGAACAAATGCCCTAGTATTCATTGATCATTGGATGCATCACAAAGCCGATTACGTTGTATTTAATGATTATATTGAGTTGGTGGAAAGAGAAATTCAACTTCCTCAAATTTTACTATCCATTCCGATTGATGAATTTAAACAGGCTGAGATTTTTCCTTATATTGATAAAACCATTATTATGTATATTGCTAATAGCCTATTGGAAAAGCTTGAAGATTTTGAAGAATATATTAAGCTCATTAAATTAAGAAGGGCAAAACATTTTTATGAACGGTTTGCTGCGGTTTATGAAGCACTTTATTATACAGTAAAAATGCATGAGTTTTATAAAGAATATTCCCTTGGTATTCCTACTGGTCAGGCAATTGATATGTTTAACGCATATCAAACAAAGTATCATGTAATGGATACATATTATCGCAAGTTTTACGTTGCCTATGATCAGGAGAATAATGAACTTTTGAAAAAATTGAAAGAACAAGTGGAATATCTTTATACTCATTGGTATATGGGTGAATTGAGTGCTCATTGGACCCAAGCCGTGAAATCGGAAATGACGGAACAATGGTCATTACCTGGTGTATTGAATCAGCAAAAATTTTATTCTTCCATTATTGCTCCTCATATTTATAAAGGAGAGCGGGTATTTGTTATTATTTCAGATGCCTTACGTTATGAAATCGGTGTCGAACTTGCAGAGCGTTTGAATGCGGAAACGATTGGAATATGCGAAATTCAGTCAATGCTTGGGGTCATTCCGTCTGTTACTAAGCTTGGCATGGCAGCCCTTCTCCCTCATAAAACGATTGATATAAATGAATCTGGACAAGTGCTTGTGAATGGACAGGTTTCATCCGGACTTGAACATCGAAAATCTATTCTTGAAGGGGTAACAGAAGATAGTATCGCTATTTATTATCAAGATATATTGAATATGAATAAAGCAGGTAGACGTGAAACCTTTAAAGGTAAGAAACTCATTTATATTTACCATGACACCATTGATGCGGTAGGTGACAAAGCAACAACCGAAATTTATACCTTTGATGCGGCAGAAAAAGCGGTCAATCAATTGTATGATTTAGTAAAAATAATTCGTGATGATTTAAGTGGTACAAATATTTATATTACGGCAGACCATGGTTTTTTATATCAACGTGAGCCTTTACAAGAAAGCGATAAAATCATAAAAGAGCCAATGGAAATGATTGAAGCCAAAAGTCGCTATATTTTATCCAAAGAGAAAAAAGAGGTATCTGGACAAACTTGCATTGATTTATCTTCCGTTATTCGCAATGAGTTGCAATTTTTTGTGTATGTGCCGAATGGAACAATTCGCAATCGAAATCAAGGATCAGGTATCAATTTTGTCCATGGTGGGGCAAGCTTACAAGAAATTGTTGTTCCGCTGCTCATTTTCAAAAATAAACGGGCAGGTCAAAAGGGCGTTAAATCCATTTCAAAAGTGGATATAAGATTGACAAGTACGATGAGAAGAATTACTAATAGCATTTTCCATTTGAGTTTCTTCCAGACAGAGAAAGTGGAAGAAAAAATGAATCCTCGTACAGTTATCATATACATGGCAGATGAGGAAGGAAATATTTTATCAAATGAAGAAAGAGTAATTGGAGATCGAACATCAGATGATCCAGCAGAACGCACGTTTAAGTTACAATTTGCATTAAAAAGTCTTCCTTATGACCGCAATAAAACGTACTATCTGATTATTAAAGATATGGAAACAGGAATTATGACGGAAAAAATTCCATTTTCAATAAATTTAGGCATTGTAAGCGATTTTGATTTTTAG
- a CDS encoding type II toxin-antitoxin system RelE family toxin, giving the protein MKYELRFSKLAAKNIKKLDRVTQERIKKSLLQLSESPFDFTKQDIKKLAGYTNSYRLRVGKYRILYTIMEHEIVIFVFNVDSRGDIYK; this is encoded by the coding sequence GTGAAGTATGAACTCCGCTTTTCAAAATTGGCAGCAAAAAATATTAAAAAATTAGATAGAGTGACGCAAGAAAGAATAAAAAAATCCTTATTACAATTATCTGAATCCCCTTTTGACTTTACGAAGCAGGATATAAAAAAATTGGCAGGCTATACGAATTCTTATCGATTGCGTGTAGGAAAATATCGGATTCTTTATACTATCATGGAGCATGAAATTGTGATTTTTGTTTTTAATGTTGATAGTCGTGGAGATATTTATAAATAG